A part of Populus alba chromosome 8, ASM523922v2, whole genome shotgun sequence genomic DNA contains:
- the LOC118062410 gene encoding MATH domain and coiled-coil domain-containing protein At3g58400, whose amino-acid sequence MTEVLSNISPPPGAVASISDASPVHYIVKIELFSLLAKNAVEKYESGVFKAGGYTWKLVLYPSGNKSRNVKDYISLYLAKVDASSLPLGWEVHVIFRLFLLDQNKDSYLVIQAGQERRFHGLKLEWGFDQLIQLSTFNDSRYGFLLEDTCMLGAEVFVRRERSRGVGEVLSMIKQPTAAFKHTWKIENFLKLDEKRQESQTFSSASEKWKIVLYPKGKDFGMGTHLSLYLAVDLETLPAGCRLYADYTLRIVNQVKDRKFDLSGKAKHWFGASTSESGWTRYVSLDYIYQPNNAYVIKGICIVEAEVNVLGISSPF is encoded by the exons ATGACAGAAGTTCTCAGCAATATTTCCCCCCCTCCTG GTGCTGTAGCATCCATATCAGATGCATCACCCGTCCATTACATAGTTAAAATAGAGTTATTTTCGTTACTTGCAAAAAATGCGGTGGAGAAATATGAATCAGGGGTTTTTAAAGCTGGAGGCTATACATg GAAATTGGTTCTTTATCCAAGTGGAAACAAGAGCAGGAATGTAAAAGATTACATCTCTCTCTATTTAGCAAAGGTTGACGCCAGTTCTCTTCCACTTGGTTGGGAGGTCCATGTGATTTTCCGGTTGTTTTTGCTTGACCAAAACAAGGACAGCTACTTGGTAATTCAAG CAGGACAGGAAAGACGTTTTCATGGATTGAAGCTTGAATGGGGTTTTGATCAATTAATTCAGCTTTCAACATTTAATGATTCTCGTTACGGATTCCTTCTGGAAGACACTTGTATGCTTGGAGCAGAAGTATTTGTCCGTAGAGAAAGAAGCAGAGGCGTGGGAGAGGTTTTATCAATGATAAAGCAACCTACTGCTGCTTTCAAGCACACTTGGAAGATCGAAAACTTTTTGAAGTTGGATGAAAAACGTCAAGAATCACAAACATTCAGCTCGGCAAGTGAAAAatg GAAGATAGTGCTCTATCCTAAGGGAAAAGATTTTGGAATGGGCACCCATCTTTCCCTGTACTTGGCTGTGGATTTGGAAACCCTCCCTGCTGGTTGCAGACTATATGCGGATTACACCCTGCGCATTGTAAATCAAGTCAAGGATAGGAAGTTCGACCTTTCTGGTAAAG CTAAACACTGGTTTGGTGCCTCAACATCAGAAAGTGGATGGACGAGATATGTTTCCCTGGATTATATTTACCAGCCAAACAATGCCTATGTTATTAAGGGCATTTGCATAGTTGAAGCAGAGGTCAATGTACTTGGGATTAGTTCTCCattttag